A window of uncultured Methanoregula sp. genomic DNA:
CTTTTTCTCAATAATAATCGTACCCGGTATAACGGGATACGGTACCTGGGTTATCCAACTGATAGAAGAAAAATGCGCAAACTTTCATCAGGATAACTGATGGTATCAGGATAGAATAAATGAACCGGCGTGAACCGAGGATATCTCTTCCTACTTCCGGCCGGGTAAGACCGGGATATCAGTCGCAGCAAAGAGTGCTAAAATAAAAAAAATTAGTAGATGGTGTTCACTTTCAGGATTGAAGCCGGTGCCGTACGGGAGATGGAGAGTGCAGCACCGATTGCCGGCTTGATCTCAAGCTGGAACTGGTCGTTCTTCATAATGTGGTTGGTCGGCTGGGCCATGATGTCGAACTGCTCGCCCTTTTCAAGAACGTCATCAATCGTTACCTGGTTCTGCACAGCGGCAATGGTCCACTGTCCTGCTCCGGGAGCAGTTCCCTTGCCTCCCCGTGAAAGGGTCTCGAGCGTTGATGCATTGCTGTAGGTCATGACAACCTTGTCGAAGTCGACCGGGGTTCCTCCGGGGGCGAGAGCGGTTGAGAAGTTGATTACGTCGATGTAACTCCCTGCCACACCGGTGCCATAGACATTACCGACGATTTCGAGAGTTGAGCTTGCCTGCTGTACACCCGTGTGGACGACTTCCTGGCTCTTCTGGGTTGTGAAGAAACCGGCGCCGAGCACCACGTACGAGAACACCGCCGCGACAACAACGAATGCGATGAGCACAATCGCTGCCTCGAGACCGGTGAAAGCATTATCATTGCCAAACGATTTCATGATTCACCTTGGGGTTGACATTAACCCCGTAACCGATAAATGGTTGCAATTGTATTTATAATTTTTCCAAAAAAAAGAGAGGGAAATACTACAATATATTGCTTTTCAGGAGTTTTTCCTGAATGAATGGCGCAACCCTCATCACCGGTTCAGGAGAATATTTGTACCAAGGCAAAGAAATGCCGGGGGGAAACGGATGAAAAGGAGATCGGATTTTCGGGTTATTCCCGCCTCCCGATCCCGTCCGGTCCGACCGTGATGCCTGCCTTTTTGATCAGGTAATACCCGGCTGAAAGGCCAAGGATGATCACACCGATGCATATCATCTCAAAACCATAATCAAAAGCATTCATGCTGCTCTGATCGAGGAGGAGCACTTTCCGTGCCACAGCTATGATGGCAAGCAGGATAACAATCTCCACGTGAATCGTATTTTCCCGGAAATAGGCCTTGATGGTATCCAGGAGTTCGACTCCGATGAGTACCAGCAGGAAGGCCCCAAGGAGCGTTATCATCTCCTTTGCTTCGATGAGGAGGGGGGTTTCATCCATGATGAATCTTCCCAGGAGCACGACCAGATCGAACATCGCCGCTATCAGCACAATAATGAGCATGAAGATAATTACCGCATAGATGGATTTTTCAAATTTTTCTACATACTCAAGCATAGTCTTTTCATATTCCATAAGGTATCAGATCCGGTAATCCTGCATCATACATGTTCACTACATCGCCAATAACAATGACGGCCGGAGGTTTCACACCGGCATTCTTCGCAACCGCCTCAATGTCTGAAAGGGTGCCGGTGGTGATCCGGCGATCTTTCCGCAGGCCGCGTTCTATGATTGCAACGGGCGTTGATCCGGCTTTTCCGTTCTGAACCAGTACAGCCGCAATCTTCCCAAGGTTTGCAACCCCCATAAGGATAACGATCGTTCCCCGCAATTGTGCGAGCAGTTTCCAGTCCAGTGCCGGTTCGGCTTTTGTCGGATCCTCGTTGCCAGTCAGGATCGTAACCTGCGAGGCATACTTCCGGTGGGTAAGAGGAATCCCCATCGAGGCCGGTACGGCAAGTGCACTCGATATCCCCGGCACCATCTCGACATCTATCCCGGCTGCCCGGACGGTCTCGAGTTCTTCGCCGCCCCGGCCGAACAGGAACGGGTCGCCGCCCTTGAGCCGCACGACCATCTTTCCGTTCTTTGCCCGGTCCACGATCAGGGCTTCGATCTCGTCCTGCTCCAGGTTGTGCTTCCCGCCAAACTTCCCGCAATCGATCTTCTCGGCCTGCTCCGGAAGCGTTGCGAGAATCTCCTCGCCCGGAAGCTGGTCGAAGAGCACGACATCCGCCTTGTCAATCACTGCCCTTGCCCGCTGCGTCAGGAGTCCCTCTGCGCCGGGGCCCGAGCCTACCAGATACACTTTACCCTTCATGTGAGATCCCCAGTTGACGGTATGCCTCGTCAATCAGGCCTTTTGCCCGCCCGTGCAGCTGCCTGCCGGTCTCCCGGGCTTCCTCAATGGTCGAGAGATCCGCCTCGATCCGTTCGGTCTGCCTGCCATCGAGCGAGAGTACCTCGGCGATGAGATGCCCGGCCCGGCAGTGGATGCCAAGCGGCGTGAAACAACCGCCGCCCAGTTTCTCCATCACCGCCCGCTCGTACATCACATCGGTCCGGGTCTGCGGGTGATCGAGTGCCGAGAGCACTTCCATCAGGGACGGATCGGCCCGGCTGACCACCGCGATCGTTCCCTGGTTCGGGGACGGGACGAACTTGTCGATGGGAAGGCGCTCGCCGGGGAGCCGGAGATCGAGCCGGGTGAGGCCGGCTTCCGCAAGCATGATCCCGTCGTATTCCCCGGCACTCAGCTTCCGGATGCGGGTATCGACATTGCCCCGCAGTTCCTTGATCGCGATCTCGGGATCATGCCGGAGGAGCTGGGCTTTTCTCCGGGTGCTCGAGGTCCCGATACACCGGACCGTGTTGATGGATC
This region includes:
- the hemC gene encoding hydroxymethylbilane synthase gives rise to the protein MSITIGTRGSKLALVQTATVCKKLNALGIETKTVIINTQGDSSTAVPLHAIGGQGVFVRALDDAILAGDIDCAVHSMKDIPAFRPSGLFTSAILKRDSAADYLAHNGSINTVRCIGTSSTRRKAQLLRHDPEIAIKELRGNVDTRIRKLSAGEYDGIMLAEAGLTRLDLRLPGERLPIDKFVPSPNQGTIAVVSRADPSLMEVLSALDHPQTRTDVMYERAVMEKLGGGCFTPLGIHCRAGHLIAEVLSLDGRQTERIEADLSTIEEARETGRQLHGRAKGLIDEAYRQLGISHEG
- a CDS encoding flagellin, with product MKSFGNDNAFTGLEAAIVLIAFVVVAAVFSYVVLGAGFFTTQKSQEVVHTGVQQASSTLEIVGNVYGTGVAGSYIDVINFSTALAPGGTPVDFDKVVMTYSNASTLETLSRGGKGTAPGAGQWTIAAVQNQVTIDDVLEKGEQFDIMAQPTNHIMKNDQFQLEIKPAIGAALSISRTAPASILKVNTIY
- a CDS encoding phosphate-starvation-inducible PsiE family protein, which codes for MEYEKTMLEYVEKFEKSIYAVIIFMLIIVLIAAMFDLVVLLGRFIMDETPLLIEAKEMITLLGAFLLVLIGVELLDTIKAYFRENTIHVEIVILLAIIAVARKVLLLDQSSMNAFDYGFEMICIGVIILGLSAGYYLIKKAGITVGPDGIGRRE
- the cobA gene encoding uroporphyrinogen-III C-methyltransferase translates to MKGKVYLVGSGPGAEGLLTQRARAVIDKADVVLFDQLPGEEILATLPEQAEKIDCGKFGGKHNLEQDEIEALIVDRAKNGKMVVRLKGGDPFLFGRGGEELETVRAAGIDVEMVPGISSALAVPASMGIPLTHRKYASQVTILTGNEDPTKAEPALDWKLLAQLRGTIVILMGVANLGKIAAVLVQNGKAGSTPVAIIERGLRKDRRITTGTLSDIEAVAKNAGVKPPAVIVIGDVVNMYDAGLPDLIPYGI